acaacaatttacaaataatgtactcacccccttggcagttgtgaagaaatgatggttattgaggaaagcatttcaggatttttctccatataatggacttcattggtgccccgattttgaacttctaaaatgtagtttaaatgcagcttcaaagggctgtaaaggatcccagccgaggaagaagtcttttttttttttttcagaaaaaaaaaaattgtatactttttaggcacaaaggcttgtgtagcacaggctttgGGGTGCACGTCCACAACACTACGTACtgttgaatcacgtcgaaaggtcacacggaactacagactgcgtttacaaagcgaacacgcaaagactaaggaagtgcaagtaagtcaatgCTGttgaatgctgtttacaaacaaaaaggtacaacaatgttggacgattctgaagttgtaggagaaaataagatggagtttttcatcatactctacctttttgagccggagtacacagacgatgaattTAGATGTGATTCATAGCGTCGTGTACATGCATcacagagcctgtgctacacaagcttaaaaagtatacaaatttttattttttgagaaaaaaaaaaaaaaaatacagattgtttagctagataagacccttttatCTTGTCTGGgagtcatttgaagctgcatttaaactgcatttcgaaagttcaaaatcagggcaccaataaagtccattatatggagaaaaatcctgaaatgttttcttcaaaaaccatatatatataaagaagacagaaagacataaacatcttggatgacatgacgtgagtaaattatttgtaaattgttgttctggaagtggagttctcctttaatttgaGGTTTTCTCACAACTGTATTCTCAGTTCTAAAATAGAGTAAAATACCATATTCTCtcatgtaaattaaatttaaggcCAGTGATTTCACATACATCGTTTTCACATCCTGCGCAGAGTGTTTATAGGAACACCTTTAGACAGATTAGATGAGTTTCTATTTGCAAATAACTATACATATCTATATGAAAAGACCTAAACGGTTGAGTCAGTCGATTAAAATGTGGAATTCTCATTAAAACTGGTGTTCTATTAATGATTAATGATAATGAAACTATAAAAACTGCATAAAATAGGGTACCGAGATGTACCTTgcagcttttgtaccttagggtataaaatcatacatttatacaaactacattttgcaatcatgcaataataaattataaggCACACGTAGGAAGTTTCCAGATCCAGAACTACACAAATACAACTCTAAAATCTGCTCTAGTTATTTGTAGCACCACCTGTGCAGTGAAATGTGACCAGTGAACAGTGGTGGGTGCTGTGACTTGATTGATTATGTTCTAGGAGCAGCTTGTAACATCTTGACCAGTCTTAAAGTGGGTCATTCTGGTACCCCAATTTTAGCATGTTATCTCCTCAATCTCTGTCAAACAAGAACATCTTGACCTACAAATAGTGAATATTTCAAATATGACTGTATGTTTTAAAGGAGATTATAAGATTATAATTGTGTTATCTCaaccttttttctttcattgtcTTCCTCAGATATGATATATTTCTCATACATGGGCAATGATATTTAGAAATTAGGCTAGAGgtagaacttttttttaagcacaGAGAGGGTATCTTGTGAAAACCAGTGCTTCTCTGCAAGCATCAACCTATGCACCAGGACGTTCTTCATGAGAATCTGGGACAGAGGTATTATGCATGTCCTAAAGGAGACACCGCTCAGTGTCTTTAGTTACCTGACCTGCTAAGGCACAGTagtgaatatttaataaaattcacaGAAACAGGCCAGCAGACCCGGTAAGCTGTTTATGACACACACATAACATAGCTGCTAAATAGTATTTTAtgaacagttttaaaataacaaaacagccAGAGGTCAGAGGAGTTATACAAAAATTATATCAAAATGCCATTATATAGGTGTAAATCAATATAAAATACAGCACTAAACAACTGCACAAAGAATACTTGTATGTTGCTGCAAATATTGACCCCTCTTACCAACTTGTCTCAGATCTCAAACATAAAATCTGTTTTGACCCTAATGTAGATTCTCAAATCACAGATAATGGCGTGTAAAAGGAAACATGGCCTTGACAAAGCCATCAATACATGTCACTCTCTTTTCATTATTCATCAAAAAGACAAGTGTTTGTGTAATTAGTGTCACTGTACCTGCTAGTGCCAGGATTCTTAATTAAAGATAAAGCTCTAGGCGTCATTGGACAGTTTGCAAGCAAGTGAGGATGCATCTGAACTTCTGCATGTGTCACAGTAAATAAAAAGACTGATTCTTTGATTCTGAAGCTGTTTTTCCCATATAAATGATGGTGGCTGTGTCTGCTATGTTGTAGATAATGAGGACGAAGAACAAGAAAGCACAACGGTGCGGTATCACCCGGAAAATCTGGAGCAACTGCAGTCTCAGACCCATTTCTCCAGACAAGAGCTGCAGTTACTCTATAGAGGATTCAAGAATGTGAGAGTTCAGTTAAATCCCACCTGCTGGGTgtagaaattaaaaattatgttgTCATTTTAGGGCTTCTGCTCTCTTTGGAGATATTCCTCTTAAATATTGCTTTCTTGTCTGGTCCTGTTTCTGCTAGGATTGTCCAAGCGGAGTTGTGAATGaggacacatttaaaaacatctatGCTCTGTTCTTCCCACTAGGAGGTTGGTccatttaaatttgtttgtaggttattaaatatgtttggCCAAACAATATGACGCTGTgtttaataaagataataacaGGACActataaaatgcaatttcagtATGAAAGTGATAAGTGTATTTTGTGTTACCATTATAGATTCTAAGGATATTAGTAAATTACTGCatctaaaaatgtgaaaatcacataaaaaaatacttaatgtGACAGTTTGAAGACCAGATAAATGTTACTGCACACTGCAGTCAGTGTCTCCTCCTTGTGGTATGATGTGAAATTTTCCACATAATATAAtgacttttttatgtatttatttaaaaaacaagttACATTATAATATGATGAAACCAATGTAACTTTATAtccctttggaaaaaatgatGGAGTGTGCCATGTTATGACTAGATGCCGTTCAAATCAAAGCTGAACTGAAATGTGGCTGAATTTACATATGTCACagaaacttaaaattttacttgcagtaatataattgtattcattgtttttattttcttagatTCATCAAAGTATGCTCAGTTTCTTTTCAATGCATTTGATAAAGATAAGAATGGCTCTCTTAGTTTTGAGGTAAGAATTTTTAACTTAATTGTTTGGggataaatagaaaaaaaaatacactgttttgaaaagttttgataatttggatattttttttaattagtgctgcaaaacaattaattgtgagtaatcacattcaaaataaagtttatgtttatgttagtatatgtgtgtgtacagtgtatatttattatgtatatgtaaatatgcatacatgtatatatttaaaaaaataattgtatatatatatttatgcttttatataatttataatatatatgtttttttccccttaatatacgtatgtgtatttatatataacctgtattttaaatgtgatttaatcgttttgcagccctattattaattatctttttttctgatgtGAATGTCATCCAaacttttgtaataaataatgttttcagaTGCTAAATCCTTTAACACTATATAAAAAAGCAGGAATGTTCAGGCACCTTATTATGTGAATTCTTCATCTATTCACTAGctttaatgtgtttgtgtttgtgtgtcagtgTAAGTATTAAGGATTCATTgatatttcagcttttttgtttttgcaggaGTTAGTCTGTGATCTCTCAGTTTTGTTGAGAGGCACTACTGAAGAGAAGCTGAACTGGGCCTTCAATCTATATGATATCAACAAAGATGGACAAATTACTAAAGAGgtctgaaaacatttaaatctgAATATGTAGCTCTCAAGATTATGTCTGAACTTGAATTTTGATTCCTGTCAAAAAGCCCTGTTTGGTCTGGGAAGTATTTCATACAAAGACTGTATATAATCTTTTTGTTTCAGGAAATGTTGGATATATTGAAGTCTATTTATGATTTGATGGGGAAATCTATCCATCCACGACTTAAAGAGGAGGCAGTAAGGCAACACGTCAGAATGTTCTTTCAAGTAATGTTTTTATGCACTATTATATTTGGAAAATGTCACTATTCAAATTTTGCTTCATATTATAGCAGTTTTCAGGTGAAAATATCCACAGGGTGGCGCTAGAAGCACTGTGACTTTCAATCCTATTTGCATATGCcagttaaaaggatagttcatttggacactcaccctcatgttgttcctaACCTGTATGTCTTTCTCCTGAGGAACATGAGAGAAGAAAAGTGtttagttaccaacattcttccaAACATCTTCTGTGTTTAGTAGCAGTAAGAAAGTCATCTAGATTTTTGAACAATaggagggtgagcaaatgatcagagagtttaaatttttgggtgaactattttttaaatagcaccTTAAATATAACACTGTTTGTCAAACAGACCTTTTGTATGGTTTTAGAACATTTAAACTGTGCACAGTTTGTCTTGAAAACACTAACCTGAGCATACAAATTTTACTAATGTCAGTTAACATAATATAAAGTGTCATTTAGTTCTACTTTCAGTCAAAGACATGGCTTCAAATGCCAGCAAACACACAAACTAAAAGACAGTACCTTGAGTTCCTTAAATGAGTTATGAgttccttaaatgttttcattttgatttcaaattttaatttaaaattaagattaaggagtaaaaagaaaaacaaataaaacaaacaaatgtccacccagtggacatttcacCTGGAAACTGTAGTGAGACAAAGCAAGTATTAAATCTgttaattattcacatttttaatggcTAGTTGTGCAGCAGACATATtcattaaaatcactgtttCAATATTGCAAGATAACACCTCACGTTACATTCTTACCCCCTAAGAAAATGGACATAAACCAGGATGGCGTAGTAACTGCTGATGAATTTATTGACTGCTGCCAAAAAGTATGGCTcgttttatctttatttaaaccTTTATTTACTAAAGCAGAAATGCATAATAATACCACTGTTTGTGCTTTTGTTTCGCAGGATGAAAATATAATGCAGTCTCTTAAGATTTTTGACAATGCTGTCTAGAAGTTAGTCAGGAAATCCACCCTAAACACTTGGACGTTTCTAGATAATTAACACTTATTGGATAATGCCGCTGTTCTGGACTGCGCTCGACAACTGCTCTGGATTCTCTTTAGTGAACTGACTGCTGAATGTATACGTATCTTGGTAGAATTTTGGGCTGTGGTGTGATGCAAATTGATGTGCAATGTTGGTGGTAAAACAGCACCTACTTGTAAAACACAACATCAGTGTTATTGTATAATGTAATGTGCTTCTGTGTTACTGATGTGGCTAATTTTTGGCACTGACTAGCTGTTTCATACTTGCTGTATTACAAATTTAATGTTTCACAATTGAACCCTAAACAGTCTTGGTATACTTGGGTAGAAATTCAAAGCACCTTTGACCCCaacctttttaatatttaatcaaatagtGAAATAATTTATGGTAGACTAGGATTACTTCTCAAGGTCAAGCTAAAACCCTGTTTCTCAAGTGGGCACCTGCTTTTCCTTGCATCAAATGTGCACATTGTTTAGGAAGCACACCAGATTTTTCAGCCAAAACTTGTGAtgtctttaactttttttttgtttattcattttcattttgatgactTGTATATGATGCAGAAGTGGTCTTTTTTAATTGCTGttcattatgtttttataaaccATTCAATAACCAGCAGTGGGTCTATAATACTCAACAGTGTTGGGgtagatactttttttttttttaaccaaccCCAGTGaacgttttgttgttgttttggataaaaaaatgtaaacgtgAAAACAACTATTCCATATGTATACAAAAGAGAGGGAGGTCTATCAAGATTTCTAAAGCAGCCAGAAGGTAGAACCTAGTTTGCATTTTACCTTATAGGTCATTTTAAATGACCTAAATATTTTGCTTATATATCAGAAAAAATTCCATCATAAAAAATTGGTAGAATGTGTACAGTGAGGAACTAGAAATgggaactaaaaacaaaaatacactgaaaacaTAGTTTAACAATGCAACAAGTTGGGTGAAGATGCGTGAGAACCCCCAAATGTTGTTTTGGTGCTATTTTCTGACTTCTAAGTGCAGCAATCCTTTGATTCGTTAAATCCTGAgagtctttctttatttttaatagcattCAGCTATAGCAGTTATCTGAAAATCAGATGCCATACATTCAATTTCGGTAGTTAGTGAAACTGTATTACTGTAGATTAGCATGTATATTATGGACAAAGTTACTTGTACTTATAATAGCCTAGCATATCACTGACAATAGATgagtaattaaatttaattcatgCTAACTAGTAATGATATGGAActcttaatatatatttaactaattgacatttaaatgtatttggctgttttgtatattatttaatgtcaaGAATGTAAAAGATACCAATTAGGCCTTGATTAAGTTTTAATATCAGTcagtatgtgaccctgaaccacaaaaccagtcataagggtcaatttcttgatcatctgaaagctgaataaatacactttccattgatgtataggacaatatttgaccaagatacaactatttgaaaatctggaaaatattgagaaaatcgcctttaaagttgtccagatgaagttcttagcaatgcatattactaatcaaaaattaagttttgatatatttacagtaggaaatttacatcttcatggaacatgaactGAACTTAATACCTTAACGATTTTCGGCATAAAagaataattgatcattttgaccaatacaatatattgttggctattgctacaaatatgcctatgctacttatgactggttttgtgaaaacaaaagtgcctcctctctctctcaggtAGGGAGGACCGTAGTTAATTTCATTGATTAAGAACATACTAATAGTTCTTTTGCTCATTCTGGCCTTTTCAATAGAAATTACACTGCAGGAAGGTCTGGAATTGAAGATTTAGAATTGTTACTATGTAGGTCTTGGCAAATGATGAGAAGTGGTACCAGTAAATGGTGGCATCCAGATGGTGCATTCCAATGGATTATATAAGTGCAttccaaaataattttatgtgtgACTTCttagatatttgaaaaatgtatctcTGGTCTCAGaggaataataaaatgttagtgCTCAAAATGTAACACttattaaagtttattattgttattattgtttaagTGTTATATTCtcttgtaataaaaaaataaataaatgccagcTGCCTTGATTTAAGCAAATGTATATAACATTTTGATTGCTGTCGATTTTAATCTGTCAGAGACACAATTCCTTTCCTCAGCTGAGTATTagtatttcagtaattcagtgGGAAAAGTCAGACTACAACATCTATGTAACATAAAGTAACATGAAATTTTATAGTATAAGGATTACAACGTTTAGAAGTAAGTATTAAAATATGATGCAGTTGTGTTTTCACAACACACTCATCATTCTAGTGACgttatttactcatttattccactatgattttcttttttttttttttttttttttgctctgaaCAATCTTTTTTCCCTCAAGTATTAATGGTCAGTTCATAAAAAGTACTGCCTACATCCAAATTATGACCTaacatgacaaaaatgacaaaatccaTTGTGCTTCTTcaatcacattttaatttatgttttgcaGAATCTATCAAAAGGAATTACTAtccaaaacaatacaaaatttcAAGTCATTACTAGGAAGTTATCATGCTATTTACTTTGGAATACTGTTCCAAATATTTGGTAATATTTGAGtaattactagtgggttactatgatcttcactttagaattaattatgcattattcacattaattatgaaactGTATGTAGTTccggtcacactttattttaaggtccagttctcgctattaacaaaccattaactatggcttttgcctcaataaactcctaatttgatgcatattaataattagtaatgtAGTTGTTAAATTCAGGTGCTGGGTAGGATGAGGGATGTAAAATAAGGTCATGCAGAacaggtgctttataagtactaataaaaagccaatatgttaataataggcatgctaataagtaactagtgaGAACTGTTACTAAAATGTAACCATCATTTAGTACTTTTTTGAGAGATAAGCTAACAGAGAACTGAGTTTGTTGTTAATAGTAGTTAGAATGACAATATTGTATTACTCATTTGTTTCcgtgtagttattcattaatgaagaaagagtattctaaagtgttatcCAAAGTTTTATAGCCTGAGCTGTTCAATAATCTGTTTCTGTTCATATTTCTCAGTATCCCTAAGATTAAGATTGACTTTCTTGAAGATTTTCTTTCTATCTGAGGTTGCACATTGAGACACATTCCCACTGGCTACATGCACGAAAGTCAAAATTCTGCtcaataaatgcagaaattcTCTTTGCTCCATTGAAAAATGTAACaagtttaaattaattcaatCCATGAACTCAGCCCCCCTGCCATTTCCAACCTTGATCATTTTTAACTATCACAGTTTCAGAAGTATAACACATGAACACTATACTTGAGACTGGTGTGACATAATCAGTTACCCTGTGAACATATTTTTGGATGGACTATCCAGTTGCTGTCAGGAGTttgaattaacattaactatcTTTCTAGGGCCACTCTTGCATTGACTGTGAACTGTGCACTACTGTTTACActaatgtttaaaagttttagatcggaaacatttttaacagaaGTCTTTCATACTCAccacaaggctgcatttttatccaaaataaagcaaaaacaataatattgtgaaatatttttacaattaaaaacaaattttttctATGTGAGGATATTTTAAGATTCCTTTGatggcaaagatgaattttaaccattttaatacattgatttactgctcaagaaacatttattattattattattattatcagtgttgaaaacagtttttttgtgttcagtttttttcctttggattctttgatgtatagaaagttcaaaagaacaattgAATGGAAAGCTTTTAGAACATTataatatctttactgtcacttttaattaatttaatgcatccttgttgaataaaggtattaatttcttttagttGTTGTATACAGTAGAccaacaattaaatattttgactggatatgttttaataatcagTAGTATCTCATGATTTTTGGTGCTTGGGTTGGGGAACTCATTTAGTTAGCAGTGGCCCTGGGCCCTGGTAAAAGATGACATGTATGCATGTGTTGATTCCTATCAGACTATCACATATCAAAGTCATTTTGTCCAGCTGAAATATTTACTTGATCAGCAGGTGTCCTGTCAACctaaggtcaaaggtcagactAATAAAACTAATGCAGAAACAGCTGTCTGTCAGAGATAAGAATGACATCATGTTTTTTGTCACATGACATGTGTACTGTATGATGACTATTTATGATGTGCCATCCCTGGTTCCTAGAGGCTTTGTATATTATCTGAGGCTATGCACAAGCAACATTCTACAGTCAGTATTTCAGTATAAAAGACAATAAGCAACATGCATATAACAGTATGGAATGTATATCATATCATCACATGGTGCAAACATGGGTGCTAATAAACTGTATAATTAGGTTTTTCTCCCTCCAGTTCTTATCTTTTCATCTCTATCCTTGCTTGTATATGTGTACTGAGACATAAATGGCAATGAGACTGTGTAAGGACCATCAGGAGGAGAAAATATGGCCTACAGAGCACACAATATGAAAAACAGCCACCACACTGTTGTGTTTGGCTCCCAGGACACAAATGCTAGTTTAACATTTAGACACAAACAGTGAATACCATTCCTTCTAGAGAAAGCAGAAGGGCTGATGGCTTTCCAGACTCCCTATTGAGGAAGAGGAATGAATTCACTCCATTAGACTTACTGTCCCTTGGTGAGTTTGTATGATTTTGGAAGTCACCCTTTACATGTGTGAATGCCTAGACCTGGATTTTGTATCTTTTAGTCaagaatattttgaatttttttagtttagacAACACAAAGTCAGTGCTTTTAATTTGAGTTGCTGGTGAGCATTTTTGCAATACTGATGAAATATATTGCAAATGTTATTTGAATGCAGCATGAGTATTGTTGTTGATGATGAAATGCACAGATGaatatacagtacattaaacaaatacattgttattagtttttttttttttttttacttttattagaTCTGTTTTAGAATCATTTACAATAATTGATtgacattttagtttttctgttGTCTAACAGTAAGATGTGTATCAAgaagaatgtgttaaattgatattacacgtatatttcacaattcataTAGAGTGGGCTGAATTATACAGTTGCTCAATGGATATATTGTTTAGTCCTTTctataca
This genomic window from Labeo rohita strain BAU-BD-2019 chromosome 1, IGBB_LRoh.1.0, whole genome shotgun sequence contains:
- the kcnip4b gene encoding Kv channel-interacting protein 4, with protein sequence MSSRRRRCKRQLIKFTQHIARLITGTLNSDNEDEEQESTTVRYHPENLEQLQSQTHFSRQELQLLYRGFKNDCPSGVVNEDTFKNIYALFFPLGDSSKYAQFLFNAFDKDKNGSLSFEELVCDLSVLLRGTTEEKLNWAFNLYDINKDGQITKEEMLDILKSIYDLMGKSIHPRLKEEAVRQHVRMFFQKMDINQDGVVTADEFIDCCQKDENIMQSLKIFDNAV